A section of the Felis catus isolate Fca126 chromosome B2, F.catus_Fca126_mat1.0, whole genome shotgun sequence genome encodes:
- the MRPS18A gene encoding 39S ribosomal protein S18a, mitochondrial isoform X1 → MAALNVLVYPCGRLLRGLLAAPVATCWARPPARGFREVVEIQEGKTTIIEGRMTGTPKESPNPPNPTGQCPICRWNLKHKYGYEDVLLLSQFIRPCGGMLPRRITGLCQEEHRKIEECVKMAHRAGLFPNHRPRLPEGFVPKSKPQLNRYLTRWSPRSVKPIYNKGHRWNKVRMAVGSPLLKDNISYSRKPLVLYH, encoded by the exons ATGGCGGCTCTCAATGTGCTGGTGTATCCTTGTGGACGGCTGCTCCGAGGGCTCCTGGCTGCTCCAGTCGCGACCTGCTGGGCTCGGCCTCCAGCTCGCGGGTTCAGGGAAG TGGTGGAGATCCAAGAAGGGAAGACAACTATA aTTGAAGGCCGGATGACAGGGACTCCCAAGGAAAGTCCAAACCCCCCTAACCCCACTGGCCAGTGCCCCATCTGCCGGTGGAACCTGAAACACAAGTATGGCTATGAG GATGTTCTGCTGCTCAGTCAGTTCATCCGGCCTTGCGGGGGCATGCTGCCTCGAAGGATCACAGGCTTGTGCCAGGAGGAGCACCGCAAGATTGAGGAGTGTGTGAAGATGGCACACCGGGCAG GTCTGTTCCCAAATCACAGGCCTCGGCTTCCTGAAGGATTTGTTCCGAAGAGCAAACCCCAGCTCAATCG GTACCTGACCCGCTGGTCTCCCCGCTCCGTCAAGCCCATCTATAATAAAGGCCACCGCTGGAACAAAGTGCGCATGGCTGTGGGGTCACCCCTCCTGAAAGACAACATCTCCTACTCAAGAAAGCCTTTGGTGCTGTATCACTGA
- the MRPS18A gene encoding 39S ribosomal protein S18a, mitochondrial isoform X3 codes for MAALNVLVYPCGRLLRGLLAAPVATCWARPPARGFREVVEIQEGKTTIIEGRMTGTPKESPNPPNPTGQCPICRWNLKHKYGYEDVLLLSQFIRPCGGMLPRRITGLCQEEHRKIEECVKMAHRAAPESCKGSYKTIPHVLLLPLRSVPKSQASAS; via the exons ATGGCGGCTCTCAATGTGCTGGTGTATCCTTGTGGACGGCTGCTCCGAGGGCTCCTGGCTGCTCCAGTCGCGACCTGCTGGGCTCGGCCTCCAGCTCGCGGGTTCAGGGAAG TGGTGGAGATCCAAGAAGGGAAGACAACTATA aTTGAAGGCCGGATGACAGGGACTCCCAAGGAAAGTCCAAACCCCCCTAACCCCACTGGCCAGTGCCCCATCTGCCGGTGGAACCTGAAACACAAGTATGGCTATGAG GATGTTCTGCTGCTCAGTCAGTTCATCCGGCCTTGCGGGGGCATGCTGCCTCGAAGGATCACAGGCTTGTGCCAGGAGGAGCACCGCAAGATTGAGGAGTGTGTGAAGATGGCACACCGGGCAG CACCCGAGAGCTGCAAAGGGAGCTACAAGACCATCCCACATGTGCTCTTGCTTCCACTCAGGTCTGTTCCCAAATCACAGGCCTCGGCTTCCTGA
- the MRPS18A gene encoding 39S ribosomal protein S18a, mitochondrial isoform X2, with protein sequence MAALNVLVYPCGRLLRGLLAAPVATCWARPPARGFREVVEIQEGKTTIIEGRMTGTPKESPNPPNPTGQCPICRWNLKHKYGYEPFPGNGFGCVYPAEEIQSPPSGLTVQRKPEDPFTSAHRGLKKMWHSTSQPWSPPTRLICCLALPREEHRLEGRSVCILVPWHVGFGVEMVPIFPLSLLCGNL encoded by the exons ATGGCGGCTCTCAATGTGCTGGTGTATCCTTGTGGACGGCTGCTCCGAGGGCTCCTGGCTGCTCCAGTCGCGACCTGCTGGGCTCGGCCTCCAGCTCGCGGGTTCAGGGAAG TGGTGGAGATCCAAGAAGGGAAGACAACTATA aTTGAAGGCCGGATGACAGGGACTCCCAAGGAAAGTCCAAACCCCCCTAACCCCACTGGCCAGTGCCCCATCTGCCGGTGGAACCTGAAACACAAGTATGGCTATGAG CCGTTTCCAGGAAATGGATTTGGCTGTGTTTATCCAGCAGAAGAAATCCAATCCCCTCCGAG CGGTCTCACAGTCCAAAGGAAGCCTGAGGATCCATTCACATCTGCTCACAGGGGGCTTAAGAAGATGTGGCATTCAACTTCACAACCGTGGTCCCCTCCCACTCGGCTCATATGCTGCCTCGCACTTCCAAGGGAAGAGCATAGGTTGGAGGGGCGGTCTGTGTGTATTCTGGTCCCATGGCATGTAGGCTTTGGGGTAGAAATGGTACCCATTTTCCCACTTTCCCTCTTGTGTGGAAATCTGTGA